The nucleotide window TATTgaattcaaaatatatttctagCTCGGTCTACGCgaaaaaactttatttgtatattcCTTTGGCCCGTTTGCGAGCCATTCCTGccattttctttttaattcggccttaaatgaagaatttatcaaaaCATCCAATGGTTGTAAATAAGACGTAGTTTGGGGTACTAAAACGGTTTCAATGTTATTATTAGCAAAACTTTCCATAACTTTTTTAAGAATAGTGAGATTTATAGGTGTCAAGAATAAGAAggttttttctattttcaaatggcccatatttgtttaaacaTGCACGAATCCATAATAACATCAGATTTTGATCCATGTTCCCAGATTCAGATGTAGCTacaaaaagattatttGGCACAAAGCATTTTGGCGGGTTTTTAAGGCCTTTTAAAATGGCCATTCCCCTTTAAACAGTACCTTTTGAGGAAATAGTAATAACGACGAAAATTTTAGTCTTCAGATTTCCAGTTGTATATGCCTCAGTGTTTTTTTCGCCGGTAAATAATAATGTCTGTGATTGCATCATATCAAGGTAAATAGGAGTTTCATTCGTATTATACGCCACTGTTTGGCTGTCCATACagttaaatttatgattaaaGGCTTCAAAATAATTCAACACGGTTTCTTTAATCTCCTGGGGCCTTCTGTTGTCTTCCTGTCCAAAAGatgttatttttctaaatgaaaaatgatttcttcttttgaACCCCATCAACCAACTCATACTTGCCTTAAAATCTGTAATGGACAACTTCTCTGCTATTTCAAAGGCCTTATCtctaatattataagtTGAGATAATTCGCTTCTTTTCACCTCACTCTACCTTCACCCAATCCACCAACATTTTTTCAAGAGGAGGCCATTTGGCAGAAGTACCGGCACGGATTcttttagtatttttaatgttgcTTTGGCCATACATTTTAACTTCGGCCTTTTTCCAATCACGAAGCATTTTCCTAGTAATCTCCAACTCTAGAACAGTCATACTTAAATTCCCATTGTTTTCACGCAATCTTTGTAATCCTgctaatttttcttttagaGTGTACGCTTTCTTTTCATGGGggtaaatttagaaaaaaaatttaaaagaaatttcaaatgttttatatccTTATAAGATTTACCCATATATGAGATCCATGTTCTCTTATATGGGAGGATCTCTTAACCCGGAAACCTCGGTAATAGTTGTTCTGCAATTTTGATAAAGATTGGTGCTTTCTCATTTACAAGCATGTTTTTGTGGTATCCCGGGGAAACCCTCTCGGTTATAAAGtaatattctaaaatacttttaataaattgttttttatttgttacaGTCCCGCTGGACTCTCTAACATGACGCTCTTTGGTCCTCTCATCCATCTCCTTTTATGTACCCTTCCTTTtctgaaaatatatttatagtaaattttattcatgAAAATTCAATGATAGTTTTGACAGGGAaggaaataaaataaatgttgaAGACTAACAGTCTACAACATCCTGCCCCCTCTCAAAGCTTTAGCTGTTTCCTGTGAAACCATTCTACTAATCCAAGTACTTTGTACCATAATCCATTTTTTCCCTTTTGCACACCTTGTATGGtcctataaattttttatcaagttTGTTTCTTGAAAAATTCTTCACATAAACAATGTCTTCGTTTTTTGGCACCTggtcataaatttttaccttgatcattttatttctagATCTCTCTGTATTGGTATTTCCCTTTTTTCTAAAAGGATCATAAAATCTTATATCGGTACTTTTATCTCGATATTTTACTACAGTATCGAACTgctcttttaattttttattagtagTTTTAACAGCATTACATTCTCCTACTACTtccataattttattatttttaatccaACTACCTTTTCCAAATGCTTTATTTCTTTCATTCTTTTGTTTATTCCtgatatatttaatattaatatcttTAGTTTTCgctgtataattttttacttttatcttatcttctttttcgatttttttatcttccACTATGCAAATTCTTTCAATCATTGCCTTGTCTAATGTCTTTTCTTCTATTTCTTTGtattcaataaatttaatcaatTCATTATCACACATTACcactttatttttgtagTCTAGAATACAATTATtaccaaataaaaaatctccACCAAAGATTACATCATGCATacatttatcaaaaatatatggcTTAATAATGTAATCTCTATCTACACcttcaaatttaaattcaGTTGATCTATTAGTAGCCATCACCTCGCCATTTGCTATAACTGTTTTAATTAActtattcttttttgactttaaatttaatttatggACTAGTTCTTTAGATATGAAGCTTCTGCTAGCTCCACTATCaagtaatatttttatttttaagcCATTTATTATGGCTCTTACCCTCGTTCCACTGATGGGATCTTTCACTTCTTCCATAATATTCATTTCATCACTTCTTGTTTGGCGGTTATCATAATGCGcctttttatctttatttagaaaacaaTCAACTGAGTTGTGCCCATTGTGCTTACAATATCTGCACCATTTCTTTTGTACAGGGAAATTATTGTaactaaaattattagTAGCTGTTTCGTGGTTTCTCATATCCATGTTGTTGTTTCttaactttaaaatttcttcctCCATCGTCTTTAACTTCTTCATCTATGCATCCATTTATGCATCAAGACTTTCAATTAGTATTCTCTTCGTTTTGCTTCCTAAACCCTTCTTGAAGCATTCCCATAGCTTCCTGTTGTATTCTTCTCTGCTTATCTTATGGGCAAtactataatattttatataactaTTGATGTATTCATAATACTCACTTATCGACTCAAAATTTTCTTGTCTTGCACTGGATAATTTATCAATCCATTCTTCCGCTCTATCAATACTATAAACTCTACTTAGAATTCTTTCAGTAATTTTACTTAATTCTCctttaaatactttatcATCAATTGACTtatcatttattaaatctctTAAGATGAGCTCATACTGCTCACTGTTccatttatttcttaaacttattttttcgaatGTTTCTAGCCATTCACACATAtcaaaactataaatatccTCTATGATATTTAACTCGGTCTCGATCTTCATATCCGTTCCTATAACGGTGTAACTTAATTTCACTTTCTTCTTGTTAACCTCACTATGGTTAATCTTTTTGTAGCTCGTGCTCAAAATTCTCGCACTTGAATTCAAGCTGTGGTATCCCGGGGAAACCCTCCCGGTTATAAAGtaatattctaaaatacttttaataaattgttttttatttgttacaGTCCCTCTGGACTCTCTAACATGACGCTCTTTGGTCCTCTCATCCATCTTCTTTTATGTACCATTCCTTTTCtgaaaacatatttatagtaaattttattcatgAAAATTCAATGATAGTTTTGACAGGGAaggaaataaaataaatgatgaAGACTAACAGTCTACAACAGTGTTTATGGCGTGTTTACCGGGGAGCTTGCCTGTAGCAAGAAAGCATTCAATGATGCTACGGTTTTGATAGCCGTGAAAACCGGAGTTAAAAGAGTTAGAGTGAATAGattgtttattgttatataaaGAGTTTTGTTTATCTGATTTGTAGAAGGAAGAGTGCTTGTTATTGTTCTGATGTTGTACCATGTTTGTTCATGGagtttctttatttatatacatGGTAACCAATAGGAAGAAATAAGATTTGGCTGACCAATAATAGTCGACCATAACTGATCGTTCCGAAGAAGCATCAGCGTTTAAGTATTTATTGGTTTTATATATCATGTGGTATGATCCATTATACCACATACTGGCCTCCTTCAGAACTTCAAATTTCGAATATGCGTCCATGTCTTATCGCCTTTGAGTCGTACCCAATTCCCTTTAGATCCAACTTCTTCAATTAACCTTTTTGGTCCATATTTGCGATCAAGTTTAGAGGCGgtcaaatttcttttataaactGTATTTCCTTTATGAGAGGTGGAATATGCTTGATAGATTTTTGCTTTGGTGTGTATGTCTATGGCTTGTTTTCAATGTCATAGAAATCTCGCTTATTGGCTATAATATATGGAGATGTTCGAATTCCTCTATTATAGTTTATGTTTAAAGTTTCCTCGGCTGTTTTAACTGTTTTTAGTAtactttgatttttattaatggATAGTATGAACGCGATAGTCTGATTTATTCGCTCTGAGATTCCGTTAGATTTGGGTGCATAAGTAGGTATCAATATATGATTTATTCCTACTTCTTCAAAATAGTTCTTTAGTGCTGACGACGTGTATTGCCTGCCGTTATCTGATATTACGTGCTTAGGCtgttcttttatttttgtccAATAAATTATCGACTCGATTATTTGTCttgttttaaaagatttaaagaaaaataatttggtCTCTcttgaaaatatatctGATATAGTCAGAATATATCCTGTCTTTTCCTCAGGAGTTGAATTGTCTTTTTGTTCGTAATATTTGAACGGTCCGAATATGTCCGTCGATATCCGTTCATATAGCCTTAGTGATtctaattttgtatttttaagcGTTTATAAGTACTTAATAATTCTTTGTCTTCTGAAACAATGGGTAAGCACGTGGTTTcgtataatatttcatcAAGTGACTCTTTGGTCGACTTCTCTGCGTCGATGAAAGggatctttttattattctcCAAAACTAGCATTCTTttgttaatatttaatatagcATTGTTGGCGACAAGAAATTCATATCCTATAATTAAATCTTCTGGTATTCTTTCTAACACATAAAacttaacaaaaaattctttttcgTCAAGCGCTAACTTTGTTTCTACGGATAAGGATGTCGTTTCCTTAGTACCACTTCCAAATATCATGGTTACTGGTTTTGCCTCGATAGGTTTTAGATctaattcttttaataattttttatgaatataattGTATGTTGCGCCTGTATCAATGAAAAATTGTAGCTTTTTAGAGTTCAACTTTCCCTGTATTTTGATTCCATCTTGAGTAATTGTTTTTAGTTCCGAAATaagtaaattatttttcgGTTCTTTATCATTCCTATGCAGGGAACAGTCCTTTGTGTTATGAAATTTCGATTGGTGATACTTACAccattttttgtttgaaaaggttttttttactttagaGTCAGATATCGTGGTTGCACAGTATTGTTTAGCGTCTGTCAATTGTGCTATGATGGTTTCTTCCAATTccgataaaaaattaattacttCTTCGAATGAAGCCGTTTTAAGTCGTTGGTctgtaatttttattgtggTGTGTGCACCTAGAcctttaaagaaaatttcttcttgttTTCTTTCTACCTCCTTCCTTGTCAATTCATTTACGTGTATATATCCTTCTAAttcttgtaaaattttctcCATATATTCGTTTATGGTTTTATAGTCCGTCTGcttaattttatctattttattagaaagTATTCtgtattttgtttttgggTAAAGTATATCAAGAAGCTGTTTTCTTAGAGCAATATAGCTATTCTTAGCAAGTTTTTCTTTGTACATGCTATCGTAAATTAAACTGTGGTAAATTTGTCCAGCTTGGGAGCCGTTCCACTTGTTATAACTAGAAAGTGTTTCAAAATCATTTAGATTTCTTAGTGAAAGTTctgttttaatattataaattttttgtatatgcTCTCTGATGGTAGTTTCGGTTCCTTCTATGGTTCGCGTAAATTCAGCGTagaaatgtttattttcgATATGAACTCTTTTTTCGTATAGCCATTTGAGCTCAAATTGGCGTGTTTACCGGGAAGCTTGCCTGTAGCAAGAAAGCATTCAATGATGCTACGGTTTGGGGAGCCGTGAAAACCGGAGTTAAAAGAGTTAGAGTGAAAGGattgtttattgttatgGAAAGAGTTTTGTTTATCTGATTTGTAGAAGGAAGAGTGTTTGTTATTGTTCTGATGTTGTACCATGTTTGTTCATggaatttctttatttatatacatGGTAACCAATAGGAAGAAATAAGATTTGGCTGACCAATAATAGTCGACCATAACTGATCGTTCCGAAGAAGCATCAGCGTTTAAGTATTTATTGGTTTTATATATCATGTGGTATGATCCATTATACCAcagtttaaaatattcttttgtttgttaATTTATTCACGATTTGACATGTCATTgaagaaatatttgacaG belongs to Vairimorpha necatrix chromosome 12, complete sequence and includes:
- a CDS encoding reverse transcriptase → MIYKTNKYLNADASSERSVMVDYYWSAKSYFFLLLKWLYEKRVHIENKHFYAEFTRTIEGTETTIREHIQKIYNIKTELSLRNLNDFETLSSYNKWNGSQAGQIYHSLIYDSMYKEKLAKNSYIALRKQLLDILYPKTKYRILSNKIDKIKQTDYKTINEYMEKILQELEGYIHVNELTRKEVERKQEEIFFKGLGAHTTIKITDQRLKTASFEEVINFLSELEETIIAQLTDAKQYCATTISDSKVKKTFSNKKWCKYHQSKFHNTKDCSLHRNDKEPKNNLLISELKTITQDGIKIQGKLNSKKLQFFIDTGATYNYIHKKLLKELDLKPIEAKPVTMIFGSGTKETTSLSVETKLALDEKEFFVKFYVLERIPEDLIIGYEFLVANNAILNINKRMLVLENNKKIPFIDAEKSTKESLDEILYETTLYERISTDIFGPFKYYEQKDNSTPEEKTGYILTISDIFSRETKLFFFKSFKTRQIIESIIYWTKIKEQPKHVISDNGRQYTSSALKNYFEEVGINHILIPTYAPKSNGISERINQTIAFILSINKNQTYSTSHKGNTVYKRNLTASKLDRKYGPKRLIEEVGSKGNWVRLKGDKTWTHIRNLKF